Proteins encoded in a region of the Pseudochaenichthys georgianus chromosome 20, fPseGeo1.2, whole genome shotgun sequence genome:
- the dph2 gene encoding 2-(3-amino-3-carboxypropyl)histidine synthase subunit 2, with product MADAFSSSSENVIQRVVDVTVGESNPVEKLEELYQIKDICGFITEHQFEKVALQFPDELLVDAVAVALEIERNSNAKPFILGDTSYGSCCVDEVAAEHVGADCIVHYGSACLSPSKRLPLMYVFERRPVDLEKCTSAFRELYPDTHSHIIILYDVNYVHAIDDLMALLSPEYPNLVVSQLVVEGEQCYSHGRIKRLHDDTCLSEGDNNQLIYQFGRQFSLTSGLSITDYSMFYVGQEGAILTNFMMTWNRCSFCSFDPIKMTGRTESVSINRALMKRYYAIERAKDANVVGILVGTLGVSDYLKIIQQLKEAIHGAGKKSYLFAMGKLNVPKLANFLEIDIFVLIACPENSLLDSSEFYKPVVTPFEMEVACNRKREWSEEYVTDFRHLLPGGQSHVPLADQQEEGSETDMSLITGALRSQNLMSSEPEVSSFGSSVVLRNQMLTVANTNSAASFLAERSWRGLEQNLGATPVVKAVEGRRGIAIAYEEEG from the exons ATGGCTGACGCATTTAGTAGCAGCTCGGAGAACGTAATTCAGCGTGTTGTGGATGTTACGGTGGGGGAAAGCAATCCTGTGGAAAAACTTGAAGAGTTGTATCAGATTAAGGACATTTGTGGCTTTATCACTGAGCATCAATTTGAAAAG GTTGCTCTGCAGTTTCCTGATGAGCTGCTGGTGGATGCAGTTGCAGTAGCATTGGAGATTGAGAGAAACAGCAATGCCAAGCCATTCATTCTGGGAGATACATCCTACGGCAG TTGCTGTGTGGACGAGGTAGCTGCAGAACATGTTGGAGCCGACTGCATTGTGCACTATGGCAGTGCTTGCCTCAGCCCGTCTAAAAGGCTGCCATTGATGTATGTGTTTGAGAGACGACCGGTGGATCTTGAGAAATGCACTTCTGCCTTCAGAGAACTCTACccagacacacacagtcacatcaTCATCCTCTATGATGTCAACTATGTTCATGCTATTG ATGACCTTATGGCACtcctttcaccagagtatccaAACCTAGTCGTCTCACAACTTGTTGTGGAAGGGGAGCAGTGTTACAGCCATGGTCGGATAAAGAGACTACATGATGACACATGTCTATCAGAGGGAGATAACAACCAGCTTATTTATCAGTTTGGAAGGCAGTTCTCCCTGACAAGTGGTTTAAGCATCACGGATTACAGTATGTTCTATGTAGGCCAAGAAGGAGCAATTCTGACAAACTTCATGATGACTTGGAATCGCTGCTCATTTTGTTCTTTTGACCCCATAAAAATGACAGGGAGGACAGAGTCAGTCAGTATCAACCGTGCCCTAATGAAGCGTTATTACGCTATAGAAAGGGCCAAAGATGCCAATGTTGTTGGCATTCTAGTTGGCACATTAGGAGTGTCTGACTACCTCAAAATCATCCAGCAGTTGAAGGAGGCAATTCATGGAGCTGGCAAGAAGAGCTATTTGTTTGCCATGGGGAAACTGAACGTGCCCAAACTGGCAAACTTTCTTGAAATTGACATTTTTGTGTTAATCGCGTGTCCTGAGAACTCACTGCTGGACTCAAGTGAGTTCTATAAACCTGTGGTAACACCATTTGAGATGGAGGTGGCCTGCAACAGGAAGAGGGAGTGGTCAGAGGAATATGTCACAGACTTTCGACATCTCCTGCCAG GTGGACAGAGTCACGTGCCTTTGGCTGATCAGCAGGAGGAGGGCAGTGAGACTGACATGTCTTTAATCACTGGAGCTCTGCGGAGTCAGAATCTGATGAGCAGTGAGCCTGAAGTTTCCTCGTTCGGCTCTTCAGTGGTCCTCAGGAACCAGATGCTCACTGTGGCCAACACCAACTCAGCTG CGTCTTTTCTGGCAGAACGAAGCTGGCGTGGCTTGGAGCAGAATTTGGGAGCGACACCTGTGGTGAAGGCAGTAGAGGGCAGGAGAGGCATAGCTATTGCCTATGAAGAGGAAGGATAA